One Methanohalophilus mahii DSM 5219 genomic window carries:
- a CDS encoding tetratricopeptide repeat protein, with protein sequence MAITLCHPVVAVNNLNDDFSFYSDEVNVSQTNGSLSHYNDTYENISSFYLSGNYNQSLAVSKRVLDSNPNSTYALYMAGLSLEKLASENKAIQYYEKALRNLKDTENQNITELVNNPDLETLPVLFLKGKISHLEGNYNDSLTYQDAALSAYGYHSEDLYNKGLYHKNEGNHEDAIEHFQAALRINPSKTDSWAQLGECYEAIGEYQTAQDNYDKALQRKPNDSELLLKYGLVAEKMDDHSLAIEYYDRVLEIQPYNVDSWKYKARSLEALDQNNYALTCYNQALKYDPENKALWNLKGQLLDKMGRYEESIECYDQALKLNPDHARGIGRVSEAPSIIISADSHEVFYETPQFDSEAAQTLFNKGEAFYRLEKYDDALECYNDVIETEPHAVVWYRKATILKNNGDFSEAIDSYEEALDIESDAPAVWYEQAVLLDRIGEYRKAVKSYDEATERDENYTLAWYEMAVDLKILGKYDQSLAAYDKVCELESSSAQVWYERGAVLDELGRYEEAINSYEKVLELDPGHSAASYQLRTDQSKLLESNQKESDHKNNFHYTSNSPFLDFLKSHGFDLTFMANGKDKSVNPLTSIEDGNLPAPEYLWYSRAMTMSAVNNTNKSLSSFEMATMIEPDYAAAWEGKGDLFKKYNQWADSSDAFKQALSVNSDSVQLWHKYAIVSQKAGDLQTALYAYGRVVEKDPNNGDALYNRGLIYDKLGSFRNAANAYQKYLNLEPKDMDTWYLLAQSAHKARMYDVSLNAINTVINDQPSNQDALYLKSDNLEKMGRFSDAIVVYDEILESDPQNQDALFNKGLAFENIGQYQKAIECYEQLLDVNPQHVTAMEHKGFDLYLLGEYNKADVVYNQILEIEPNNADALYHKATIKYLLSSYAGSIMYYDRLLEVKPNCITAWYNKGFANNMMGNVDEAIECYDQALSIDPNNPSVLYNKRFALYRIGKSSEAKTAKLKLDSIDPVFEEALDNKGTKFFLPKEYDPNLEYKLPSRWYNK encoded by the coding sequence TTGGCAATTACTCTATGTCATCCAGTTGTTGCTGTAAATAATTTGAATGATGACTTTTCCTTTTATTCGGATGAAGTAAATGTTTCACAGACTAATGGTTCTCTGTCCCATTATAATGACACATATGAGAACATTTCATCTTTTTACTTATCAGGAAACTATAATCAATCATTGGCAGTTTCCAAAAGGGTTCTAGATTCCAATCCCAATTCTACTTATGCCCTTTACATGGCTGGCCTGAGTCTCGAAAAGCTGGCTAGTGAGAATAAAGCTATACAATATTATGAAAAAGCTCTTCGAAACCTAAAGGATACTGAGAATCAAAATATCACTGAACTGGTCAATAATCCTGATCTGGAAACATTGCCAGTTCTATTCCTTAAAGGAAAAATAAGCCATTTAGAGGGTAATTATAATGATTCGCTTACTTATCAGGATGCAGCATTAAGTGCTTATGGATATCATTCTGAAGACCTCTACAATAAGGGCCTGTATCACAAAAATGAAGGCAATCACGAGGATGCAATCGAACATTTCCAGGCTGCTTTGCGTATCAATCCCTCAAAAACAGATTCCTGGGCACAGCTAGGGGAATGCTATGAAGCTATTGGAGAGTACCAGACAGCACAGGATAATTATGATAAAGCCCTCCAAAGGAAACCCAATGATTCTGAATTATTATTGAAGTATGGCCTTGTTGCAGAAAAAATGGATGATCACAGCCTGGCCATTGAATATTATGACAGGGTGCTTGAGATACAGCCATACAATGTGGATTCATGGAAATATAAAGCCCGCAGTCTTGAAGCATTGGATCAGAATAATTATGCTCTAACCTGTTACAATCAGGCCCTGAAATACGATCCGGAAAATAAGGCACTATGGAACCTTAAGGGACAATTACTGGATAAAATGGGAAGATATGAGGAATCGATTGAATGCTATGATCAGGCCCTGAAATTAAATCCGGATCATGCACGTGGTATTGGACGTGTATCAGAGGCACCATCAATTATCATTTCTGCCGATTCTCATGAGGTATTCTATGAAACACCACAGTTTGATTCAGAGGCTGCCCAGACACTGTTCAATAAAGGTGAAGCATTCTACAGGCTGGAAAAATATGATGATGCACTTGAATGCTACAATGACGTAATTGAAACAGAACCTCATGCGGTCGTATGGTATCGAAAGGCCACTATTCTGAAAAACAATGGTGATTTTTCCGAAGCTATCGATAGCTATGAAGAGGCCCTTGATATTGAATCTGACGCTCCTGCGGTATGGTATGAACAGGCAGTATTACTTGACAGGATAGGCGAGTATAGAAAGGCGGTAAAGAGCTATGATGAGGCCACAGAAAGGGATGAGAACTATACCCTTGCCTGGTATGAGATGGCTGTTGACCTGAAAATACTGGGTAAATACGATCAATCTTTAGCGGCTTATGATAAGGTCTGTGAACTTGAGTCATCCTCAGCACAGGTGTGGTATGAAAGAGGGGCCGTTCTGGATGAACTTGGAAGATATGAGGAAGCTATCAATTCTTATGAAAAAGTCCTTGAACTGGATCCTGGCCACTCAGCAGCTAGTTATCAACTAAGGACTGACCAGAGTAAGTTATTAGAATCCAATCAAAAAGAATCTGATCACAAGAATAATTTTCATTACACAAGCAATTCCCCCTTCCTTGATTTCCTTAAGAGTCACGGATTTGATCTAACTTTCATGGCAAATGGGAAAGATAAGTCCGTCAATCCCCTTACATCTATTGAAGATGGTAATTTGCCAGCTCCCGAATACCTATGGTATTCACGCGCCATGACGATGTCAGCAGTAAATAATACCAATAAATCTCTCTCTTCATTTGAAATGGCTACAATGATAGAACCTGATTATGCAGCTGCCTGGGAAGGTAAAGGGGATCTTTTCAAAAAATACAATCAATGGGCCGATTCTTCAGATGCGTTTAAGCAGGCTCTTTCAGTTAATTCCGATTCTGTGCAATTGTGGCATAAATATGCAATAGTATCACAAAAGGCAGGTGACCTGCAGACTGCCCTGTATGCTTACGGAAGAGTAGTAGAGAAGGATCCGAATAATGGGGATGCTCTGTATAACAGGGGATTGATATACGACAAACTTGGAAGTTTCAGGAATGCAGCCAATGCTTACCAGAAATATCTCAATTTGGAGCCAAAAGATATGGATACATGGTATCTGCTGGCCCAATCCGCACACAAGGCAAGGATGTATGATGTATCTCTGAATGCAATTAATACTGTCATTAATGATCAGCCTTCAAATCAGGATGCTCTGTATCTCAAATCTGATAATCTTGAAAAGATGGGCCGTTTCAGTGATGCGATAGTTGTTTATGATGAGATTCTGGAGTCAGATCCCCAAAACCAGGATGCATTGTTCAATAAGGGGTTGGCTTTTGAAAATATCGGACAATACCAGAAAGCGATCGAATGCTATGAACAGTTACTTGACGTTAATCCACAGCATGTTACTGCAATGGAGCATAAAGGGTTTGATCTATACCTGCTTGGAGAGTACAATAAAGCTGATGTTGTATACAATCAGATCCTGGAGATCGAGCCCAACAACGCTGACGCTCTCTATCACAAGGCTACCATCAAGTATCTGTTGAGTAGCTATGCAGGTTCAATAATGTATTATGACCGTCTACTTGAGGTGAAACCAAATTGCATTACTGCATGGTACAACAAAGGATTTGCCAATAATATGATGGGCAATGTCGATGAGGCAATAGAATGTTACGATCAGGCCCTTTCGATTGATCCGAACAATCCTTCTGTGCTTTACAATAAGCGGTTTGCCCTTTATAGAATAGGTAAATCTTCCGAGGCAAAGACAGCCAAACTGAAGCTTGATTCCATAGATCCGGTTTTTGAAGAGGCTCTGGACAACAAGGGAACGAAATTCTTCCTGCCAAAGGAATACGATCCCAATCTGGAATATAAACTGCCTTCACGGTGGTATAATAAATAA
- a CDS encoding diaminopimelate decarboxylase family protein: MVSKEVPFTKEKLQEITEEYPTPFHLYDEKGILENVEKLKEAFGILEGFQEYYAVKALPNPYILKILKNKGFGADCSSLPELVLAEKAGIVGENIMFSSNDTPAEEFVKAKELGAIINLDDISHIDYLEKHASLPEMICFRYNPGALKKGNKFIGNPEDAKYGFTREQLFEGYKKLADKGVKRFGIHTMVASNELDPTYFIETARILFEVIADISKELGIKFEFANLGGGIGIPYEPDQEPVPYDVIAKGVKEEYDKIISANGLDPLKIYLECGRVITGPYGYLISKVRHLKHTYKDFAGMDATMANLMRPGVYGAYHHITVPGKENQPHDHTYDVTGSLCENNDKFAIDRKLPEIEIGDILAMHDTGAHGHAMGFNYNGKLRSAEILLREDGSTVQIRRAETMEDYFATLDFEGLENFK, translated from the coding sequence ATGGTATCAAAAGAAGTACCTTTTACTAAAGAAAAATTACAGGAAATCACGGAAGAATATCCCACTCCTTTCCATCTCTATGATGAGAAGGGGATCCTGGAAAATGTGGAAAAACTTAAAGAAGCCTTCGGGATTCTGGAAGGTTTTCAGGAATACTATGCTGTAAAAGCCCTCCCCAATCCATATATACTCAAAATTCTGAAAAATAAGGGATTTGGTGCCGATTGCAGTTCCCTTCCCGAACTTGTACTTGCTGAAAAAGCGGGTATTGTTGGCGAAAATATTATGTTCAGTTCCAACGACACACCAGCAGAAGAGTTTGTAAAGGCAAAAGAACTGGGTGCTATAATCAACCTTGATGACATAAGCCATATCGATTATCTTGAAAAACATGCCAGCCTGCCTGAAATGATCTGTTTCCGATATAACCCCGGTGCACTCAAAAAAGGTAACAAGTTCATAGGCAACCCGGAAGATGCAAAATACGGTTTTACCCGGGAGCAGCTCTTTGAAGGATACAAAAAACTTGCCGATAAAGGGGTCAAGAGATTCGGTATCCACACAATGGTAGCATCCAATGAACTGGATCCGACCTATTTCATAGAGACTGCCAGAATTCTCTTTGAAGTTATAGCCGATATCTCAAAGGAACTCGGTATCAAATTCGAATTCGCGAATCTGGGAGGCGGTATCGGAATACCCTACGAGCCTGATCAGGAACCAGTTCCCTATGATGTCATAGCAAAAGGTGTCAAGGAAGAATATGATAAAATAATCTCTGCAAACGGCCTTGACCCCCTCAAGATCTACCTTGAATGCGGAAGGGTGATCACCGGACCCTATGGATATCTCATCAGTAAAGTGCGCCATCTCAAGCATACCTACAAGGATTTTGCAGGAATGGATGCCACAATGGCAAACCTTATGAGGCCGGGTGTTTACGGAGCTTATCACCATATAACCGTACCTGGCAAGGAAAACCAGCCTCATGACCATACATATGATGTGACAGGCTCTCTTTGCGAAAATAATGACAAATTCGCCATAGACAGGAAATTGCCTGAAATCGAAATAGGTGACATCCTGGCAATGCATGATACCGGAGCACACGGTCATGCAATGGGATTCAACTATAATGGAAAATTACGCTCTGCTGAAATTTTACTCAGGGAAGATGGCAGCACTGTGCAAATCAGAAGAGCAGAAACTATGGAAGACTATTTTGCCACACTTGATTTTGAAGGTCTTGAAAATTTTAAATAA
- a CDS encoding low molecular weight phosphatase family protein → MDSISQRKNTQDAWDLFRAGKFFHFVITVCDREHEERCPIYPKPFAKLYWPFPEPENFTGTHEEKLEQMRNLRDSIKKRVEQFVEETSGFSQGSK, encoded by the coding sequence ATGGATTCGATCTCACAAAGAAAAAATACTCAGGATGCATGGGATCTCTTCCGGGCGGGTAAATTTTTCCATTTCGTAATTACTGTTTGTGACAGAGAGCACGAGGAGAGATGTCCGATATATCCAAAACCTTTTGCAAAATTATACTGGCCATTCCCGGAACCTGAAAACTTCACAGGCACACATGAAGAAAAGCTGGAACAAATGAGGAATTTGAGAGATTCCATCAAAAAGAGAGTTGAACAATTCGTTGAAGAAACAAGCGGATTTTCACAGGGATCAAAATAA
- a CDS encoding arsenate reductase/protein-tyrosine-phosphatase family protein, whose product MQESNENIKVLFICMHNSARSQIAEEYLKRLGEGKFEAESASFEPRQINPLVLKVMKEDGFDLTKKKYSGCMGSLPGG is encoded by the coding sequence ATGCAAGAAAGCAACGAAAATATCAAAGTGCTTTTCATTTGTATGCACAACAGTGCAAGAAGCCAGATCGCAGAAGAATACCTGAAAAGACTCGGAGAAGGGAAGTTCGAAGCTGAAAGTGCGAGTTTTGAGCCCAGACAGATTAATCCACTCGTCCTTAAAGTAATGAAAGAGGATGGATTCGATCTCACAAAGAAAAAATACTCAGGATGCATGGGATCTCTTCCGGGCGGGTAA
- a CDS encoding flavodoxin family protein, giving the protein MITEEEEYSITIDILGICASPRKAGNTDVLLDEVMEGAKRNGATVEIVHLRDYSIESCVGCERCRQDKTCTRFHDGMNLLYPKIEEAKGIVLGSPTYNYNVTSLMKTFIDRLYPYYNFTDDRPREYSSRLAGQGRRACVFSIGEQPIIEDIGFSLEAMSYPLEALGYTVDKAIPVLNQFDRGIIKKDEAALKKAFQMGEELAGNLK; this is encoded by the coding sequence ATAATTACAGAAGAGGAGGAATATAGTATTACAATAGATATTCTGGGAATCTGTGCAAGTCCCAGAAAGGCAGGTAATACCGACGTATTGCTTGATGAGGTAATGGAAGGCGCAAAAAGAAACGGTGCTACAGTCGAGATAGTACATCTGCGCGATTACAGTATCGAGTCCTGCGTGGGCTGTGAAAGATGTCGCCAGGATAAGACCTGTACCCGCTTTCATGACGGGATGAATTTACTGTACCCAAAGATCGAAGAAGCAAAGGGTATTGTGCTTGGCTCCCCTACCTACAATTACAATGTTACCTCCCTTATGAAAACCTTCATAGACCGCCTGTATCCATACTACAATTTCACCGATGACCGGCCACGCGAGTATTCCAGCCGGCTGGCAGGACAGGGAAGACGCGCCTGCGTTTTCAGCATTGGGGAGCAACCCATCATTGAAGATATCGGGTTCAGCCTGGAAGCCATGAGTTATCCCCTGGAAGCCCTGGGATACACAGTGGATAAGGCGATACCTGTGCTCAACCAATTTGACAGGGGAATTATCAAAAAGGATGAAGCAGCGCTTAAAAAGGCTTTCCAGATGGGCGAGGAACTTGCAGGAAACTTAAAGTAA
- a CDS encoding iron-sulfur cluster assembly scaffold protein yields the protein MKFPYSEKVLDHFKNPRNVGKIENPDGKGLEGSPACGDMVAVYLNVNPETLVIEDIKFESYGCASNIATASIITEMAKGKTLEEAKNISWKQATEELGGLPTVKAHCSVLAVEGLRAAIRDYEEKHGLVSEKETTTEEVVRRRLKHVMNPMAGLDIIRTELVTKIEINEGSVRILIDLPSDHQFASAIKEDILEKIESLWDVEEVKVVFTE from the coding sequence GTGAAATTCCCTTACAGTGAAAAAGTTCTTGATCACTTTAAAAATCCCCGGAATGTGGGTAAAATAGAAAATCCGGATGGCAAGGGGCTGGAAGGAAGTCCGGCATGTGGTGACATGGTGGCAGTATACCTGAATGTAAACCCCGAAACCCTGGTGATAGAGGATATAAAATTTGAATCCTATGGATGTGCATCCAATATCGCTACAGCTTCCATAATTACGGAAATGGCCAAGGGAAAGACCCTGGAAGAAGCTAAAAATATCTCATGGAAGCAGGCAACCGAAGAACTCGGAGGACTGCCCACCGTAAAAGCACACTGTTCAGTACTGGCTGTGGAAGGCTTGAGGGCGGCAATCCGGGATTATGAAGAAAAGCATGGCCTTGTGAGCGAGAAAGAAACTACTACTGAAGAAGTTGTCAGAAGGCGTCTGAAACATGTCATGAATCCCATGGCAGGACTGGATATTATCAGGACGGAACTTGTGACAAAGATAGAGATCAATGAAGGTAGTGTGAGAATACTTATAGACCTTCCTTCAGACCACCAGTTCGCATCGGCTATAAAAGAGGATATTCTGGAAAAAATAGAGTCACTCTGGGATGTCGAAGAAGTGAAGGTTGTTTTCACAGAATAA
- a CDS encoding cysteine desulfurase family protein — protein sequence MEDKTAYFDNSASTRLDERVLDAMKPYYFDTYAVATSEFAYSMGIDAKEALEKARSTIADSLNASPGEIVFTSGSTESSNMAIKGVTSALKKKGNHLIVSKIEDFPVLNTAKALEKQGFEVDFIEVDDRGRLNTDQLAETITDETVLVSIQHANQEIGTLQDLESISGICREKGVLLHTDATHSFTRVPIDVQKIPVDLITIASHTIHGPRGVGGLYIRKDTPLNKWMDGGFQEFNLRAGLENIPGAVGFAKAVELVTEEENRQIKALRDHLIERISSEITNVILNGSKEHRSPHNANITFHYVEGESLTLHLDMRGFAVSTGSACFSRSLEASHVILGIGGDHERAHGSLRFTFSRYNTLEETDAIVDAIKEIVAQLREISPLYEKK from the coding sequence ATGGAAGACAAAACCGCTTATTTTGATAATTCCGCAAGCACACGGCTGGATGAAAGAGTATTAGATGCAATGAAGCCGTATTACTTTGATACGTATGCGGTTGCAACATCAGAATTTGCCTATTCGATGGGGATTGATGCAAAGGAGGCTCTTGAAAAAGCAAGATCCACCATTGCAGATTCCTTAAATGCTTCACCGGGAGAAATCGTATTCACATCCGGAAGCACCGAATCAAGCAATATGGCAATAAAGGGAGTAACATCTGCACTCAAAAAGAAAGGGAACCACCTTATTGTCTCAAAAATCGAGGATTTCCCTGTCCTGAACACCGCAAAAGCCCTGGAAAAACAGGGTTTTGAGGTGGATTTCATTGAAGTGGACGACAGGGGTCGGCTTAATACAGATCAACTTGCAGAGACGATCACAGACGAAACTGTTCTCGTCTCGATACAGCATGCCAATCAGGAAATAGGTACGCTGCAGGATCTGGAAAGCATTTCAGGCATATGCAGGGAGAAAGGAGTACTTCTGCATACAGATGCCACCCATAGTTTCACACGCGTTCCAATAGATGTGCAAAAAATTCCTGTGGACCTGATAACTATTGCATCACATACCATACATGGGCCCCGTGGTGTTGGAGGCCTCTATATACGCAAAGACACCCCTCTCAACAAATGGATGGACGGCGGATTCCAGGAATTTAATCTAAGGGCTGGCCTTGAAAACATACCCGGAGCTGTCGGATTTGCAAAAGCAGTCGAACTTGTGACAGAGGAGGAAAACAGGCAGATTAAGGCACTGAGAGACCATCTTATAGAGAGAATATCCAGTGAAATTACAAATGTAATATTAAACGGAAGTAAGGAACACAGGAGTCCACATAATGCCAACATAACGTTCCATTATGTAGAAGGTGAATCACTTACCCTGCATCTGGATATGCGTGGATTTGCGGTCAGCACGGGTTCTGCGTGTTTTAGCCGCTCCCTTGAAGCAAGTCACGTTATACTGGGCATAGGTGGAGATCATGAAAGGGCCCACGGATCATTGCGCTTTACCTTCAGTCGTTACAATACCCTTGAGGAAACCGATGCCATTGTGGATGCGATTAAGGAAATAGTTGCTCAATTAAGAGAAATTAGTCCATTGTACGAGAAAAAGTGA
- a CDS encoding DsrE/DsrF/DrsH-like family protein — protein MSNKTVIIVHSGDMDKLYSALIIANGSLSMGMEASLYFTFWGLERLKKGGLEKGPLSKMNFLGLGKWMVKGRMKKANVAPLEKMMTDFKELGGKIIACEMTMEIMGIKQEQLRTEWIDEYGAVGTYVHEAKDAEITLFI, from the coding sequence GTGAGCAACAAAACAGTCATAATAGTCCATAGCGGGGACATGGACAAACTATACAGTGCACTCATTATTGCAAATGGTTCACTTTCAATGGGAATGGAAGCTTCTCTTTATTTTACTTTCTGGGGTCTTGAAAGGTTGAAAAAAGGAGGACTTGAAAAGGGGCCACTATCCAAAATGAATTTCCTGGGGCTTGGCAAATGGATGGTCAAAGGCAGGATGAAAAAGGCCAATGTAGCTCCTCTTGAAAAAATGATGACCGATTTCAAGGAACTGGGGGGTAAAATCATTGCCTGTGAAATGACCATGGAAATTATGGGGATCAAGCAAGAACAGCTGCGTACCGAATGGATTGATGAATATGGTGCAGTTGGCACCTATGTTCATGAAGCAAAGGATGCAGAGATTACATTGTTTATCTGA
- a CDS encoding sulfurtransferase TusA family protein, whose translation MTTIEVDTRGETCPVPLVECRKALRKAAPGDEVIVTGTHPASKKEIPMACESMGLEIIGIDEESGEWKIRIKR comes from the coding sequence ATGACAACAATAGAAGTTGATACCAGAGGGGAGACCTGCCCGGTCCCACTGGTCGAATGCAGGAAAGCACTGAGAAAAGCTGCACCCGGAGATGAGGTCATAGTCACCGGCACACATCCAGCTTCAAAGAAGGAGATACCAATGGCCTGTGAATCCATGGGGCTTGAAATTATCGGTATCGATGAAGAATCTGGTGAGTGGAAAATCAGAATTAAGCGTTAA
- a CDS encoding CobW family GTP-binding protein, translating into MKVIIIGGFLGSGKTTTLLKVGKYLNDKGEKIAIIVNEIGEIGVDGTTLDIEGVETREITNGCICCTLKIDMEQALDSLAEEYRPDTVIIEPTGVAFPRQIKEEIELMKIADMEFSPIINLIDGSRFDLEIEQIPKFIKTQIEDADILGINKIDVATDEQVSKVKALLQHYNTDAKILEFSAKENAGNFEELIETISGEGKQRDHSVKQNSIAESNVSSHAIEYAIETNDLEFKKGHELANDIVDSILSQFIQLNPDFIGHIKISMDLPETFLKISLTSSTNKPEIEIFERENVAKPKVRALAAVTNIRQDEVVKILENTIEETFNETGITLQRIQQHTDTKNIINLCDISI; encoded by the coding sequence ATGAAAGTAATAATCATTGGCGGATTCCTGGGCAGTGGTAAAACTACCACCCTGCTTAAGGTGGGCAAATATCTCAATGATAAAGGCGAAAAGATCGCTATTATTGTAAATGAGATAGGTGAAATCGGAGTTGACGGGACAACACTGGATATAGAAGGAGTGGAAACCAGGGAGATCACCAACGGATGTATTTGCTGCACTTTAAAAATCGATATGGAACAGGCGCTTGACTCCCTTGCTGAGGAATATAGGCCGGACACGGTAATTATTGAACCGACCGGCGTTGCATTCCCCCGGCAGATCAAAGAAGAAATAGAACTTATGAAGATCGCAGATATGGAGTTTTCCCCAATAATAAATCTGATAGATGGCAGCAGGTTCGATCTGGAAATTGAACAGATTCCAAAATTCATAAAGACCCAGATCGAGGATGCAGACATCCTGGGCATTAACAAGATAGACGTTGCGACAGATGAACAGGTCAGTAAGGTCAAAGCTTTGTTGCAACACTATAATACAGATGCAAAAATACTGGAATTTTCGGCAAAGGAAAATGCAGGGAATTTTGAAGAATTAATAGAAACCATAAGCGGAGAAGGAAAACAAAGAGACCATTCCGTAAAACAAAATTCTATTGCAGAATCTAATGTATCCTCCCATGCCATTGAATATGCAATAGAGACAAATGATCTGGAATTCAAGAAAGGACATGAACTGGCAAATGATATTGTTGATTCAATCCTCAGCCAGTTCATTCAATTGAATCCGGATTTCATAGGCCACATAAAGATATCCATGGACCTACCGGAAACTTTCCTGAAAATCAGTCTCACATCCTCCACAAACAAGCCTGAAATAGAAATTTTTGAGAGGGAAAATGTTGCAAAACCAAAAGTTAGAGCATTGGCAGCTGTGACAAATATCAGACAGGATGAAGTAGTCAAAATCCTGGAAAATACTATTGAAGAAACGTTTAATGAAACGGGAATTACCCTTCAGAGAATCCAACAACATACAGACACAAAGAATATCATTAACCTGTGTGATATTTCTATATAA
- the mtaA gene encoding methylcobamide:CoM methyltransferase MtaA — MQQKQRIINALERKPVDKIPAGLFTTAAPLEIMDSCGVARPEADFDPEKMAELAIATQSIPGFETIRYPFDLTALAESFGCKIHRGSKDIPPAVLEGLEINIEDIEVPEDLMQKGRMPAILEATHIIKRQVGDEVPLICGFAGPVDLAVNLMGMKPFLLKILKEPHKLERLMEVTTRACIKAANESLKAGADVICFGEAVVSPDIIPPAMFKSVIKPHYKQLADSVNGKCVIHVCGKADPIIKDIAECGFCGISVEESVEDLQYAIKMAHEGGAALIGNVSTSVTIYNKTAEEVKAEALKCLEAGVDILAPGCGIAPQSPIKNMQALAQTRNEFCEEK; from the coding sequence ATGCAACAAAAACAGAGAATCATCAATGCACTGGAACGTAAACCGGTAGATAAAATTCCTGCAGGATTGTTCACAACCGCTGCTCCACTGGAAATTATGGATTCATGCGGTGTTGCCAGACCCGAAGCTGACTTTGATCCTGAAAAGATGGCTGAGCTGGCAATAGCCACCCAGAGCATCCCCGGATTTGAGACAATACGTTACCCCTTTGACTTAACCGCCCTGGCAGAAAGTTTCGGCTGCAAGATTCACAGAGGATCAAAGGACATACCTCCCGCTGTACTCGAAGGACTGGAGATCAATATTGAAGACATAGAGGTCCCTGAAGATTTGATGCAAAAAGGAAGAATGCCTGCAATTCTTGAAGCCACACATATTATAAAAAGGCAAGTAGGGGATGAAGTTCCACTTATATGTGGTTTTGCCGGCCCTGTGGACCTTGCTGTTAATCTGATGGGTATGAAGCCTTTCCTGTTAAAAATACTGAAAGAACCACATAAACTAGAAAGATTAATGGAAGTCACTACCCGGGCATGCATCAAAGCTGCTAATGAAAGCCTGAAAGCAGGAGCAGATGTGATATGTTTCGGAGAAGCAGTTGTTTCCCCCGACATTATTCCACCGGCTATGTTTAAGTCCGTCATAAAACCACACTATAAACAACTTGCAGATTCTGTTAACGGGAAATGTGTAATCCATGTATGCGGGAAAGCCGATCCCATAATAAAAGATATTGCAGAATGTGGATTTTGTGGTATAAGTGTTGAAGAAAGTGTTGAAGATCTGCAATACGCCATAAAAATGGCACATGAAGGCGGTGCTGCACTGATAGGCAATGTCTCAACTTCAGTGACCATATACAATAAAACTGCTGAAGAAGTAAAAGCAGAAGCGTTGAAATGTCTGGAGGCAGGCGTGGATATACTGGCCCCTGGTTGTGGAATCGCACCCCAGTCACCCATAAAGAACATGCAGGCTCTTGCACAAACACGGAATGAATTCTGCGAGGAAAAATAA
- a CDS encoding ABC transporter permease, translated as MSGQLIAGASPILAIKYQIAVMISVYVFAVNLFETYNFPHITYIF; from the coding sequence ATGAGTGGCCAGTTGATAGCCGGAGCGTCACCGATTCTGGCGATCAAATACCAGATTGCTGTAATGATTTCTGTTTATGTATTCGCTGTTAATCTGTTTGAAACTTACAATTTTCCTCACATCACGTATATTTTTTGA